The proteins below are encoded in one region of Helicoverpa zea isolate HzStark_Cry1AcR chromosome 21, ilHelZeax1.1, whole genome shotgun sequence:
- the LOC124640973 gene encoding phosphatidylinositol-binding clathrin assembly protein LAP isoform X2: protein MSGLNVRMAGQTINDRLLAARHSIAGQGLAKSVCKATTEEMIAPKKKHLDYLVHCTNEPNVSIPQLANLLVERTQNTNWVVVYKALITVHHLLAYGNERFTQYLASSNSTFQLSNFLDKSGVQGYDMSPFIRRYAKYLNEKALSYRTVAFDFCKVKRGKEEGSLRMMNAEKLLKTLPVLQAQLDGLLEFDCTANDLTNGVINMCFMLLFRDLIRLFACYNDGIINLLEKYFDMNKKNCREALDLYKKFLIRMDRVGEFLKVAENVGIDKGDIPDLTKAPSSLLDALEGHLATLEGKKGSAANTPTQTASAQKNVASVMGALSSTSSSFGNAAASTRLDNQPNGASPLFIDDTLKQQALAEEEAAMNQYKVRLYQGEEWTGEEDVNEIVNKVQSPTNAANNPFLSSAPTNQNASIVDLFGPSPADTTSTTSKASDDLLSLGNPFADNMFGAAPAGTAPAWPQQPSNGFAAFPAQPQNNSFVSEANFSNVFDNTDSAAAAANPFMGMGDLTQPISASPARPPPPAIPPQPKSAFDDLEDAMRMSLGGSPAKAPQPITQQPQPMAAQPFSDVMSMPMSQPMMFGSPARQPMMPMGATGQQPQQQQGKVLTGDLDSSLAQLANNLSINKTATAQKPMQWNSPKNASKPGQTWTPQPMQATTGAGYRPMGPGMNLPPMPHTMPHAYHPPHYIMQQPGMVMGMQGAPMMPMGMVQPMRPAVPPQPTTNQFS from the exons ATCTAGTCCACTGCACAAACGAGCCCAACGTGTCGATACCACAGCTCGCCAACTTGCTGGTTGAGCGCACACAGAACACCAATTGGGTGGTGGTGTATAAAGCTCTAATAACTGTTCATCATCTATTAGCATATGGGAATGAG AGGTTCACACAATATCTAGCATCGAGTAATTCAACATTTCAACTTAGTAATTTCCTAGACAAAAGTGGAGTACAAG GATATGACATGTCCCCGTTCATCCGGCGGTACGCTAAGTACCTCAATGAGAAGGCGCTTTCCTACAGGACTGTGGCCTTCGACTTCTGCAAGGTTAAGAGGGG CAAGGAAGAAGGGTCCCTCCGCATGATGAACGCGGAGAAGCTTCTGAAGACCCTGCCAGTGCTGCAGGCACAGCTGGACGGACTCCTGGAGTTCGACTGCACCGCCAACGATCTCACTAATGGCGTTATCAACATGTGCTTCATGCTGCTGTTTAGAGATCTCATCAG ATTGTTCGCGTGTTACAACGACGGCATCATCAACCTATTGGAGAAATACTTCGACATGAACAAGAAGAACTGCCGCGAGGCTCTCGATCTCTATAAGAAATTCCTCATCAGGATGGATAGGGTCGGAGAGTTCTTGAAG GTGGCAGAGAACGTGGGTATAGACAAGGGCGACATCCCCGACCTGACCAAAGCCCCCAGCAGCCTGCTCGACGCGCTCGAGGGACACCTCGCCACGCTCGAGGGGAAGAAGGGATCCGCTGCCAACACTCCCACACAGACAGCTAG CGCCCAAAAGAACGTAGCAAGCGTAATGGGAGCCCTATCTTCCACATCGTCGTCATTCGGTAACGCGGCCGCGTCCACCCGCCTGGACAACCAGCCCAACGGCGCCTCGCCGCTCTTCATCGACGACACGCTCAAGCAGCAGGCACTGGCTGAGGAGGAAGCTGCCATGAACCAGTATAAG GTTCGCTTATACCAAGGCGAAGAGTGGACGGGGGAGGAAGACGTTAATGAGATAGTA AATAAGGTGCAATCTCCAACGAACGCGGCGAACAACCCGTTCCTATCATCGGCGCCGACCAATCAGAACGCGTCTATTGTGGACCTGTTTGGGCCTTCGCCGGCCGATACCACTAGTACTACGAGCAAGGCGAGCGATGATCTGTTGTCTCTGGGCAATCCGTTCGCTGATAATATGTTTGGAG CGGCGCCTGCGGGGACAGCGCCGGCGTGGCCGCAACAGCCCAGCAACGGCTTCGCCGCCTTCCCGGCACAACCACAGAACAACTCCTTTGTGTCCGAGGCTAACTTCTCTAACGTTTTTGATAACACTGACTCGGCAG CTGCCGCGGCTAATCCGTTCATGGGTATGGGAGACCTCACACAGCCGATATCCGCGTCGCCCGCCCGTCCCCCTCCCCCCGCCATCCCCCCGCAACCCAAGTCCGCGTTCGACGACCTCGAGGACGCCATGCGCATGTCTCTGGGAGGCTCCCCGGCCAAAGCCCCGCAGCCAATCACGCAACAGCCGCAGCCAATGGCAGCCCAGCCTTTCAGTGACGTCATGTCCATGCCGATGTCTCAGCCAATGATGTTCGGCTCGCCAGCGCGACAACCCATGATGCCCATGGGAGCGACCG GTCAGCAACCACAGCAGCAACAAGGCAAGGTGTTGACAGGTGATCTGGACTCCTCGCTCGCCCAACTGGCCAACAATCTATCTATCAACAAAACCGCTACAGCTCAGAA ACCGATGCAGTGGAACTCGCCGAAGAATGCATCCAAACCTGGACAAACGTGGACGCCGCAGCCGATGCAGgccaccacgggcgccgggtacCGACCAATG GGCCCAGGCATGAATCTTCCACCAATGCCCCATACTATGCCCCATGCATATCATCCCCCGCATTATATTATG CAACAGCCAGGCATGGTAATGGGCATGCAAGGAGCGCCCATGATGCCTATGGGGATGGTACAACCTATGCGGCCCGCCGTGCCCCCACAACCCACCACTAACCAATTCAGCTAA
- the LOC124640973 gene encoding phosphatidylinositol-binding clathrin assembly protein LAP isoform X5, with translation MSGLNVRMAGQTINDRLLAARHSIAGQGLAKSVCKATTEEMIAPKKKHLDYLVHCTNEPNVSIPQLANLLVERTQNTNWVVVYKALITVHHLLAYGNERFTQYLASSNSTFQLSNFLDKSGVQGYDMSPFIRRYAKYLNEKALSYRTVAFDFCKVKRGKEEGSLRMMNAEKLLKTLPVLQAQLDGLLEFDCTANDLTNGVINMCFMLLFRDLIRLFACYNDGIINLLEKYFDMNKKNCREALDLYKKFLIRMDRVGEFLKVAENVGIDKGDIPDLTKAPSSLLDALEGHLATLEGKKGSAANTPTQTASAQKNVASVMGALSSTSSSFGNAAASTRLDNQPNGASPLFIDDTLKQQALAEEEAAMNQYKNKVQSPTNAANNPFLSSAPTNQNASIVDLFGPSPADTTSTTSKASDDLLSLGNPFADNMFGAAPAGTAPAWPQQPSNGFAAFPAQPQNNSFVSEANFSNVFDNTDSAAAAANPFMGMGDLTQPISASPARPPPPAIPPQPKSAFDDLEDAMRMSLGGSPAKAPQPITQQPQPMAAQPFSDVMSMPMSQPMMFGSPARQPMMPMGATGQQPQQQQGKVLTGDLDSSLAQLANNLSINKTATAQKPMQWNSPKNASKPGQTWTPQPMQATTGAGYRPMGPGMNLPPMPHTMPHAYHPPHYIMQQPGMVMGMQGAPMMPMGMVQPMRPAVPPQPTTNQFS, from the exons ATCTAGTCCACTGCACAAACGAGCCCAACGTGTCGATACCACAGCTCGCCAACTTGCTGGTTGAGCGCACACAGAACACCAATTGGGTGGTGGTGTATAAAGCTCTAATAACTGTTCATCATCTATTAGCATATGGGAATGAG AGGTTCACACAATATCTAGCATCGAGTAATTCAACATTTCAACTTAGTAATTTCCTAGACAAAAGTGGAGTACAAG GATATGACATGTCCCCGTTCATCCGGCGGTACGCTAAGTACCTCAATGAGAAGGCGCTTTCCTACAGGACTGTGGCCTTCGACTTCTGCAAGGTTAAGAGGGG CAAGGAAGAAGGGTCCCTCCGCATGATGAACGCGGAGAAGCTTCTGAAGACCCTGCCAGTGCTGCAGGCACAGCTGGACGGACTCCTGGAGTTCGACTGCACCGCCAACGATCTCACTAATGGCGTTATCAACATGTGCTTCATGCTGCTGTTTAGAGATCTCATCAG ATTGTTCGCGTGTTACAACGACGGCATCATCAACCTATTGGAGAAATACTTCGACATGAACAAGAAGAACTGCCGCGAGGCTCTCGATCTCTATAAGAAATTCCTCATCAGGATGGATAGGGTCGGAGAGTTCTTGAAG GTGGCAGAGAACGTGGGTATAGACAAGGGCGACATCCCCGACCTGACCAAAGCCCCCAGCAGCCTGCTCGACGCGCTCGAGGGACACCTCGCCACGCTCGAGGGGAAGAAGGGATCCGCTGCCAACACTCCCACACAGACAGCTAG CGCCCAAAAGAACGTAGCAAGCGTAATGGGAGCCCTATCTTCCACATCGTCGTCATTCGGTAACGCGGCCGCGTCCACCCGCCTGGACAACCAGCCCAACGGCGCCTCGCCGCTCTTCATCGACGACACGCTCAAGCAGCAGGCACTGGCTGAGGAGGAAGCTGCCATGAACCAGTATAAG AATAAGGTGCAATCTCCAACGAACGCGGCGAACAACCCGTTCCTATCATCGGCGCCGACCAATCAGAACGCGTCTATTGTGGACCTGTTTGGGCCTTCGCCGGCCGATACCACTAGTACTACGAGCAAGGCGAGCGATGATCTGTTGTCTCTGGGCAATCCGTTCGCTGATAATATGTTTGGAG CGGCGCCTGCGGGGACAGCGCCGGCGTGGCCGCAACAGCCCAGCAACGGCTTCGCCGCCTTCCCGGCACAACCACAGAACAACTCCTTTGTGTCCGAGGCTAACTTCTCTAACGTTTTTGATAACACTGACTCGGCAG CTGCCGCGGCTAATCCGTTCATGGGTATGGGAGACCTCACACAGCCGATATCCGCGTCGCCCGCCCGTCCCCCTCCCCCCGCCATCCCCCCGCAACCCAAGTCCGCGTTCGACGACCTCGAGGACGCCATGCGCATGTCTCTGGGAGGCTCCCCGGCCAAAGCCCCGCAGCCAATCACGCAACAGCCGCAGCCAATGGCAGCCCAGCCTTTCAGTGACGTCATGTCCATGCCGATGTCTCAGCCAATGATGTTCGGCTCGCCAGCGCGACAACCCATGATGCCCATGGGAGCGACCG GTCAGCAACCACAGCAGCAACAAGGCAAGGTGTTGACAGGTGATCTGGACTCCTCGCTCGCCCAACTGGCCAACAATCTATCTATCAACAAAACCGCTACAGCTCAGAA ACCGATGCAGTGGAACTCGCCGAAGAATGCATCCAAACCTGGACAAACGTGGACGCCGCAGCCGATGCAGgccaccacgggcgccgggtacCGACCAATG GGCCCAGGCATGAATCTTCCACCAATGCCCCATACTATGCCCCATGCATATCATCCCCCGCATTATATTATG CAACAGCCAGGCATGGTAATGGGCATGCAAGGAGCGCCCATGATGCCTATGGGGATGGTACAACCTATGCGGCCCGCCGTGCCCCCACAACCCACCACTAACCAATTCAGCTAA
- the LOC124640973 gene encoding phosphatidylinositol-binding clathrin assembly protein LAP isoform X3, with protein sequence MSGLNVRMAGQTINDRLLAARHSIAGQGLAKSVCKATTEEMIAPKKKHLDYLVHCTNEPNVSIPQLANLLVERTQNTNWVVVYKALITVHHLLAYGNERFTQYLASSNSTFQLSNFLDKSGVQGAAGARIGYDMSPFIRRYAKYLNEKALSYRTVAFDFCKVKRGKEEGSLRMMNAEKLLKTLPVLQAQLDGLLEFDCTANDLTNGVINMCFMLLFRDLIRLFACYNDGIINLLEKYFDMNKKNCREALDLYKKFLIRMDRVGEFLKVAENVGIDKGDIPDLTKAPSSLLDALEGHLATLEGKKGSAANTPTQTASAQKNVASVMGALSSTSSSFGNAAASTRLDNQPNGASPLFIDDTLKQQALAEEEAAMNQYKNKVQSPTNAANNPFLSSAPTNQNASIVDLFGPSPADTTSTTSKASDDLLSLGNPFADNMFGAAPAGTAPAWPQQPSNGFAAFPAQPQNNSFVSEANFSNVFDNTDSAAAAANPFMGMGDLTQPISASPARPPPPAIPPQPKSAFDDLEDAMRMSLGGSPAKAPQPITQQPQPMAAQPFSDVMSMPMSQPMMFGSPARQPMMPMGATGQQPQQQQGKVLTGDLDSSLAQLANNLSINKTATAQKPMQWNSPKNASKPGQTWTPQPMQATTGAGYRPMGPGMNLPPMPHTMPHAYHPPHYIMQQPGMVMGMQGAPMMPMGMVQPMRPAVPPQPTTNQFS encoded by the exons ATCTAGTCCACTGCACAAACGAGCCCAACGTGTCGATACCACAGCTCGCCAACTTGCTGGTTGAGCGCACACAGAACACCAATTGGGTGGTGGTGTATAAAGCTCTAATAACTGTTCATCATCTATTAGCATATGGGAATGAG AGGTTCACACAATATCTAGCATCGAGTAATTCAACATTTCAACTTAGTAATTTCCTAGACAAAAGTGGAGTACAAG GCGCGGCCGGTGCCCGGATTG GATATGACATGTCCCCGTTCATCCGGCGGTACGCTAAGTACCTCAATGAGAAGGCGCTTTCCTACAGGACTGTGGCCTTCGACTTCTGCAAGGTTAAGAGGGG CAAGGAAGAAGGGTCCCTCCGCATGATGAACGCGGAGAAGCTTCTGAAGACCCTGCCAGTGCTGCAGGCACAGCTGGACGGACTCCTGGAGTTCGACTGCACCGCCAACGATCTCACTAATGGCGTTATCAACATGTGCTTCATGCTGCTGTTTAGAGATCTCATCAG ATTGTTCGCGTGTTACAACGACGGCATCATCAACCTATTGGAGAAATACTTCGACATGAACAAGAAGAACTGCCGCGAGGCTCTCGATCTCTATAAGAAATTCCTCATCAGGATGGATAGGGTCGGAGAGTTCTTGAAG GTGGCAGAGAACGTGGGTATAGACAAGGGCGACATCCCCGACCTGACCAAAGCCCCCAGCAGCCTGCTCGACGCGCTCGAGGGACACCTCGCCACGCTCGAGGGGAAGAAGGGATCCGCTGCCAACACTCCCACACAGACAGCTAG CGCCCAAAAGAACGTAGCAAGCGTAATGGGAGCCCTATCTTCCACATCGTCGTCATTCGGTAACGCGGCCGCGTCCACCCGCCTGGACAACCAGCCCAACGGCGCCTCGCCGCTCTTCATCGACGACACGCTCAAGCAGCAGGCACTGGCTGAGGAGGAAGCTGCCATGAACCAGTATAAG AATAAGGTGCAATCTCCAACGAACGCGGCGAACAACCCGTTCCTATCATCGGCGCCGACCAATCAGAACGCGTCTATTGTGGACCTGTTTGGGCCTTCGCCGGCCGATACCACTAGTACTACGAGCAAGGCGAGCGATGATCTGTTGTCTCTGGGCAATCCGTTCGCTGATAATATGTTTGGAG CGGCGCCTGCGGGGACAGCGCCGGCGTGGCCGCAACAGCCCAGCAACGGCTTCGCCGCCTTCCCGGCACAACCACAGAACAACTCCTTTGTGTCCGAGGCTAACTTCTCTAACGTTTTTGATAACACTGACTCGGCAG CTGCCGCGGCTAATCCGTTCATGGGTATGGGAGACCTCACACAGCCGATATCCGCGTCGCCCGCCCGTCCCCCTCCCCCCGCCATCCCCCCGCAACCCAAGTCCGCGTTCGACGACCTCGAGGACGCCATGCGCATGTCTCTGGGAGGCTCCCCGGCCAAAGCCCCGCAGCCAATCACGCAACAGCCGCAGCCAATGGCAGCCCAGCCTTTCAGTGACGTCATGTCCATGCCGATGTCTCAGCCAATGATGTTCGGCTCGCCAGCGCGACAACCCATGATGCCCATGGGAGCGACCG GTCAGCAACCACAGCAGCAACAAGGCAAGGTGTTGACAGGTGATCTGGACTCCTCGCTCGCCCAACTGGCCAACAATCTATCTATCAACAAAACCGCTACAGCTCAGAA ACCGATGCAGTGGAACTCGCCGAAGAATGCATCCAAACCTGGACAAACGTGGACGCCGCAGCCGATGCAGgccaccacgggcgccgggtacCGACCAATG GGCCCAGGCATGAATCTTCCACCAATGCCCCATACTATGCCCCATGCATATCATCCCCCGCATTATATTATG CAACAGCCAGGCATGGTAATGGGCATGCAAGGAGCGCCCATGATGCCTATGGGGATGGTACAACCTATGCGGCCCGCCGTGCCCCCACAACCCACCACTAACCAATTCAGCTAA
- the LOC124640973 gene encoding phosphatidylinositol-binding clathrin assembly protein LAP isoform X10, protein MSGLNVRMAGQTINDRLLAARHSIAGQGLAKSVCKATTEEMIAPKKKHLDYLVHCTNEPNVSIPQLANLLVERTQNTNWVVVYKALITVHHLLAYGNERFTQYLASSNSTFQLSNFLDKSGVQGYDMSPFIRRYAKYLNEKALSYRTVAFDFCKVKRGKEEGSLRMMNAEKLLKTLPVLQAQLDGLLEFDCTANDLTNGVINMCFMLLFRDLIRLFACYNDGIINLLEKYFDMNKKNCREALDLYKKFLIRMDRVGEFLKVAENVGIDKGDIPDLTKAPSSLLDALEGHLATLEGKKGSAANTPTQTASAQKNVASVMGALSSTSSSFGNAAASTRLDNQPNGASPLFIDDTLKQQALAEEEAAMNQYKNKVQSPTNAANNPFLSSAPTNQNASIVDLFGPSPADTTSTTSKASDDLLSLGNPFADNMFGAAPAGTAPAWPQQPSNGFAAFPAQPQNNSFVSEANFSNVFDNTDSAGQQPQQQQGKVLTGDLDSSLAQLANNLSINKTATAQKPMQWNSPKNASKPGQTWTPQPMQATTGAGYRPMQQPGMVMGMQGAPMMPMGMVQPMRPAVPPQPTTNQFS, encoded by the exons ATCTAGTCCACTGCACAAACGAGCCCAACGTGTCGATACCACAGCTCGCCAACTTGCTGGTTGAGCGCACACAGAACACCAATTGGGTGGTGGTGTATAAAGCTCTAATAACTGTTCATCATCTATTAGCATATGGGAATGAG AGGTTCACACAATATCTAGCATCGAGTAATTCAACATTTCAACTTAGTAATTTCCTAGACAAAAGTGGAGTACAAG GATATGACATGTCCCCGTTCATCCGGCGGTACGCTAAGTACCTCAATGAGAAGGCGCTTTCCTACAGGACTGTGGCCTTCGACTTCTGCAAGGTTAAGAGGGG CAAGGAAGAAGGGTCCCTCCGCATGATGAACGCGGAGAAGCTTCTGAAGACCCTGCCAGTGCTGCAGGCACAGCTGGACGGACTCCTGGAGTTCGACTGCACCGCCAACGATCTCACTAATGGCGTTATCAACATGTGCTTCATGCTGCTGTTTAGAGATCTCATCAG ATTGTTCGCGTGTTACAACGACGGCATCATCAACCTATTGGAGAAATACTTCGACATGAACAAGAAGAACTGCCGCGAGGCTCTCGATCTCTATAAGAAATTCCTCATCAGGATGGATAGGGTCGGAGAGTTCTTGAAG GTGGCAGAGAACGTGGGTATAGACAAGGGCGACATCCCCGACCTGACCAAAGCCCCCAGCAGCCTGCTCGACGCGCTCGAGGGACACCTCGCCACGCTCGAGGGGAAGAAGGGATCCGCTGCCAACACTCCCACACAGACAGCTAG CGCCCAAAAGAACGTAGCAAGCGTAATGGGAGCCCTATCTTCCACATCGTCGTCATTCGGTAACGCGGCCGCGTCCACCCGCCTGGACAACCAGCCCAACGGCGCCTCGCCGCTCTTCATCGACGACACGCTCAAGCAGCAGGCACTGGCTGAGGAGGAAGCTGCCATGAACCAGTATAAG AATAAGGTGCAATCTCCAACGAACGCGGCGAACAACCCGTTCCTATCATCGGCGCCGACCAATCAGAACGCGTCTATTGTGGACCTGTTTGGGCCTTCGCCGGCCGATACCACTAGTACTACGAGCAAGGCGAGCGATGATCTGTTGTCTCTGGGCAATCCGTTCGCTGATAATATGTTTGGAG CGGCGCCTGCGGGGACAGCGCCGGCGTGGCCGCAACAGCCCAGCAACGGCTTCGCCGCCTTCCCGGCACAACCACAGAACAACTCCTTTGTGTCCGAGGCTAACTTCTCTAACGTTTTTGATAACACTGACTCGGCAG GTCAGCAACCACAGCAGCAACAAGGCAAGGTGTTGACAGGTGATCTGGACTCCTCGCTCGCCCAACTGGCCAACAATCTATCTATCAACAAAACCGCTACAGCTCAGAA ACCGATGCAGTGGAACTCGCCGAAGAATGCATCCAAACCTGGACAAACGTGGACGCCGCAGCCGATGCAGgccaccacgggcgccgggtacCGACCAATG CAACAGCCAGGCATGGTAATGGGCATGCAAGGAGCGCCCATGATGCCTATGGGGATGGTACAACCTATGCGGCCCGCCGTGCCCCCACAACCCACCACTAACCAATTCAGCTAA
- the LOC124640973 gene encoding phosphatidylinositol-binding clathrin assembly protein LAP isoform X8, whose protein sequence is MSGLNVRMAGQTINDRLLAARHSIAGQGLAKSVCKATTEEMIAPKKKHLDYLVHCTNEPNVSIPQLANLLVERTQNTNWVVVYKALITVHHLLAYGNERFTQYLASSNSTFQLSNFLDKSGVQGAAGARIGYDMSPFIRRYAKYLNEKALSYRTVAFDFCKVKRGKEEGSLRMMNAEKLLKTLPVLQAQLDGLLEFDCTANDLTNGVINMCFMLLFRDLIRLFACYNDGIINLLEKYFDMNKKNCREALDLYKKFLIRMDRVGEFLKVAENVGIDKGDIPDLTKAPSSLLDALEGHLATLEGKKGSAANTPTQTASAQKNVASVMGALSSTSSSFGNAAASTRLDNQPNGASPLFIDDTLKQQALAEEEAAMNQYKVRLYQGEEWTGEEDVNEIVNKVQSPTNAANNPFLSSAPTNQNASIVDLFGPSPADTTSTTSKASDDLLSLGNPFADNMFGGQQPQQQQGKVLTGDLDSSLAQLANNLSINKTATAQKPMQWNSPKNASKPGQTWTPQPMQATTGAGYRPMGPGMNLPPMPHTMPHAYHPPHYIMQQPGMVMGMQGAPMMPMGMVQPMRPAVPPQPTTNQFS, encoded by the exons ATCTAGTCCACTGCACAAACGAGCCCAACGTGTCGATACCACAGCTCGCCAACTTGCTGGTTGAGCGCACACAGAACACCAATTGGGTGGTGGTGTATAAAGCTCTAATAACTGTTCATCATCTATTAGCATATGGGAATGAG AGGTTCACACAATATCTAGCATCGAGTAATTCAACATTTCAACTTAGTAATTTCCTAGACAAAAGTGGAGTACAAG GCGCGGCCGGTGCCCGGATTG GATATGACATGTCCCCGTTCATCCGGCGGTACGCTAAGTACCTCAATGAGAAGGCGCTTTCCTACAGGACTGTGGCCTTCGACTTCTGCAAGGTTAAGAGGGG CAAGGAAGAAGGGTCCCTCCGCATGATGAACGCGGAGAAGCTTCTGAAGACCCTGCCAGTGCTGCAGGCACAGCTGGACGGACTCCTGGAGTTCGACTGCACCGCCAACGATCTCACTAATGGCGTTATCAACATGTGCTTCATGCTGCTGTTTAGAGATCTCATCAG ATTGTTCGCGTGTTACAACGACGGCATCATCAACCTATTGGAGAAATACTTCGACATGAACAAGAAGAACTGCCGCGAGGCTCTCGATCTCTATAAGAAATTCCTCATCAGGATGGATAGGGTCGGAGAGTTCTTGAAG GTGGCAGAGAACGTGGGTATAGACAAGGGCGACATCCCCGACCTGACCAAAGCCCCCAGCAGCCTGCTCGACGCGCTCGAGGGACACCTCGCCACGCTCGAGGGGAAGAAGGGATCCGCTGCCAACACTCCCACACAGACAGCTAG CGCCCAAAAGAACGTAGCAAGCGTAATGGGAGCCCTATCTTCCACATCGTCGTCATTCGGTAACGCGGCCGCGTCCACCCGCCTGGACAACCAGCCCAACGGCGCCTCGCCGCTCTTCATCGACGACACGCTCAAGCAGCAGGCACTGGCTGAGGAGGAAGCTGCCATGAACCAGTATAAG GTTCGCTTATACCAAGGCGAAGAGTGGACGGGGGAGGAAGACGTTAATGAGATAGTA AATAAGGTGCAATCTCCAACGAACGCGGCGAACAACCCGTTCCTATCATCGGCGCCGACCAATCAGAACGCGTCTATTGTGGACCTGTTTGGGCCTTCGCCGGCCGATACCACTAGTACTACGAGCAAGGCGAGCGATGATCTGTTGTCTCTGGGCAATCCGTTCGCTGATAATATGTTTGGAG GTCAGCAACCACAGCAGCAACAAGGCAAGGTGTTGACAGGTGATCTGGACTCCTCGCTCGCCCAACTGGCCAACAATCTATCTATCAACAAAACCGCTACAGCTCAGAA ACCGATGCAGTGGAACTCGCCGAAGAATGCATCCAAACCTGGACAAACGTGGACGCCGCAGCCGATGCAGgccaccacgggcgccgggtacCGACCAATG GGCCCAGGCATGAATCTTCCACCAATGCCCCATACTATGCCCCATGCATATCATCCCCCGCATTATATTATG CAACAGCCAGGCATGGTAATGGGCATGCAAGGAGCGCCCATGATGCCTATGGGGATGGTACAACCTATGCGGCCCGCCGTGCCCCCACAACCCACCACTAACCAATTCAGCTAA